A genomic window from Microbacterium sp. ET2 includes:
- a CDS encoding DUF501 domain-containing protein, with product MTRPPYPPVSDTDLAVIQRQLGRPARGVLGVAARCVCGNPTVVATAPRLPDGTPFPTFYYLTHPAATAAMSALEAGQVMPELLAELQADPEGPAAYRHAHEQYLADRAQFGEVAEIAGISAGGMPTRVKCLHALAAHALAAGPGVNPVGDAALERASWSPGVCACPPEESG from the coding sequence GTGACGAGGCCGCCGTATCCGCCCGTGAGCGACACCGATCTGGCCGTGATCCAGCGTCAGCTGGGACGCCCGGCGCGCGGTGTGCTGGGCGTGGCCGCGCGGTGCGTCTGCGGCAACCCCACGGTCGTCGCCACCGCGCCGAGGCTCCCCGACGGGACGCCCTTCCCGACGTTCTACTACCTCACACATCCCGCTGCGACCGCCGCCATGTCGGCGCTGGAGGCCGGACAGGTGATGCCCGAGCTGCTCGCCGAGCTCCAGGCCGATCCCGAGGGGCCCGCGGCCTACCGGCACGCCCATGAGCAGTACCTCGCCGATCGCGCGCAGTTCGGTGAGGTCGCCGAGATCGCCGGGATCTCCGCCGGTGGCATGCCCACGCGGGTGAAGTGTCTGCATGCGCTGGCGGCACACGCACTGGCGGCAGGGCCCGGAGTGAATCCGGTGGGGGATGCCGCCCTGGAACGGGCGTCCTGGTCGCCGGGGGTGTGCGCGTGTCCGCCGGAGGAGAGCGGATGA
- a CDS encoding septum formation initiator family protein: MTARSAPPSSSSAARRRRPGRRPADGRVDVRGWLGGIRLSGFMVIMLGLVVLAAFVLVPTVGTYLDQRQQIAALEQSVELTREQIEELESERERWSDPAYITTEARERLYYVRPGEVVYLVDNDLPPEDVPQEQGAVSEEVERTRTDWMSQLLRSVAEAGLATTVTDPG, from the coding sequence GTGACCGCACGATCGGCTCCCCCCTCGTCGTCTTCCGCAGCCAGACGACGGCGGCCGGGGCGTCGCCCCGCGGACGGCCGGGTCGACGTGCGCGGCTGGCTCGGCGGCATCCGACTCTCCGGGTTCATGGTGATCATGCTGGGTCTGGTGGTGCTCGCCGCCTTCGTCCTCGTGCCGACGGTCGGGACCTACCTCGATCAGCGTCAGCAGATCGCCGCTCTGGAGCAGTCCGTGGAACTGACGCGGGAGCAGATCGAGGAACTCGAATCCGAGCGCGAGCGCTGGAGCGATCCGGCCTACATCACGACCGAGGCCCGCGAGCGCCTGTACTACGTCAGGCCCGGCGAGGTGGTGTACCTGGTCGACAACGACCTGCCGCCCGAGGACGTCCCGCAGGAGCAGGGTGCGGTGAGCGAGGAGGTCGAACGCACCCGCACCGACTGGATGTCGCAGCTTCTGCGCTCGGTCGCCGAGGCCGGCCTCGCCACCACCGTCACCGACCCCGGGTAA
- a CDS encoding O-methyltransferase: MSLPTPDAWTRVDRYLSDTLVGEDAALHEAVLDQRAAGLPAIEVAPLTGKFLHLMVRVTGARRVLEIGTLAGYSAIWMARALPEGGRVVTVEAEPQNAAVARTNLARAGVSERVRIAEGRAADVLPTLVGEAPFDLVFIDADKESNTVYLDWAARLGRPGTVVIVDNVVRSGEVANPASESLQVHGVRRGLEMLARDPRFDATAFQTLDAKGWDGVALAMVV, translated from the coding sequence GTGAGCCTGCCCACCCCGGACGCGTGGACCCGCGTCGACCGCTATCTCAGCGACACCCTCGTCGGCGAAGACGCCGCCCTTCACGAGGCGGTGCTCGACCAGCGGGCCGCCGGGCTCCCCGCGATCGAGGTGGCGCCGCTGACCGGGAAGTTCCTCCACCTCATGGTCCGAGTCACCGGCGCCCGCCGCGTCCTGGAGATCGGGACCCTCGCCGGCTACTCGGCGATCTGGATGGCGCGGGCGCTCCCCGAGGGCGGCCGGGTCGTGACGGTGGAGGCCGAGCCGCAGAACGCGGCCGTGGCACGCACCAACCTCGCCCGGGCCGGGGTTTCCGAGCGGGTGCGCATCGCGGAGGGTCGCGCGGCCGACGTGCTCCCCACCCTCGTCGGCGAAGCGCCCTTCGACCTCGTCTTCATCGACGCCGACAAGGAGTCCAACACCGTCTACCTCGACTGGGCGGCCCGGCTCGGAAGGCCCGGCACGGTCGTGATCGTCGACAACGTCGTGCGCTCGGGGGAGGTGGCCAACCCCGCCAGCGAGAGCCTGCAGGTGCACGGTGTGCGCCGGGGCCTGGAGATGCTCGCGCGCGACCCACGCTTCGACGCCACCGCTTTCCAGACCCTCGACGCGAAGGGATGGGACGGCGTGGCGCTGGCCATGGTGGTGTGA
- a CDS encoding SGNH/GDSL hydrolase family protein yields MRSSATAARIGGVALAVAVVLTVAVTVELPRTIRRQAGIARRRIGKPLGEDAWDTDRVWRRRLHGDPIDLVVLGDSIAAGLGAQRPKQTLGARVAKGLGTALLRPVRLRSVAVVGSESSALPSQIARLPSDLRPDLAVIIVGGNDVTHRVPMEISLGHLADAVRELRARGARVVVGTCPDLGALRPVPQPLRALASRLSRRLAAGQARVARALDARPVSLRAAVGHAFARDPEAMFSADRFHPSALGYRRTAEALVPALVAEWRARS; encoded by the coding sequence ATGAGATCCTCGGCGACAGCGGCACGTATCGGCGGCGTCGCGCTCGCCGTCGCCGTCGTGCTCACCGTCGCTGTGACCGTGGAGCTGCCCCGCACCATCCGGCGGCAGGCGGGCATCGCGAGGCGCCGGATCGGCAAGCCCCTCGGGGAGGACGCCTGGGACACCGACCGGGTATGGCGGCGTCGGCTGCACGGTGACCCGATCGATCTGGTGGTCCTCGGCGACTCCATCGCCGCGGGTCTGGGTGCGCAGCGCCCGAAGCAGACGTTGGGTGCGCGGGTCGCCAAGGGACTGGGCACCGCGCTCCTGCGCCCGGTGCGACTTCGATCTGTTGCGGTCGTCGGGTCGGAGTCATCCGCTCTCCCCTCCCAGATCGCGCGGCTGCCGTCTGACCTGCGGCCGGATCTCGCGGTCATCATCGTCGGCGGAAACGATGTCACGCACCGCGTGCCGATGGAGATCTCACTGGGGCACCTCGCCGACGCCGTGCGAGAACTCCGAGCCCGTGGCGCACGTGTGGTGGTGGGGACCTGCCCCGACCTCGGTGCCCTTCGACCCGTGCCGCAGCCGCTGCGCGCCCTCGCGTCCCGACTTTCGCGACGGCTCGCTGCGGGACAGGCGCGCGTGGCACGCGCGCTCGACGCGCGACCGGTCTCGCTGAGAGCCGCGGTCGGACACGCCTTCGCCCGCGATCCCGAGGCGATGTTCAGCGCAGACAGGTTCCACCCGAGCGCACTGGGCTATCGCCGCACCGCGGAGGCGCTCGTGCCCGCGCTCGTGGCGGAATGGCGAGCCCGCTCTTGA
- a CDS encoding APC family permease encodes MSSPSLARRLGLGDAVFIGLGAMLGAGVFSAFSPAAQAAGAGLLIGLVLAAVVAYANATSSAQLAAVYPTSGGTYVYGRAELNDWWGFLAGWGFIIGKTASCAAMALTFAAYVAPAGWERPLAVAAVVALGAVNWFGITRTAQLTRIIVTVVLLCLAVAVVAAGAGAAAAPTAATVTAPELFVGGPYGILQSAGLLFFAFAGYARIATMGEEVRDPARVIPRAISLAFVIVVAVYAVVAVAVLAALGPQATAASSDPVAAAAATAGWTWVDPVVRIGAAAAALGALLALIAGVGRTTLAMARERDLPAFLSAVHPRWHVPHRAEVLIVLAVVLLVAFTDLRGAIGFSSFGVLTYYLVSNLAAHRQTEAARRYPRWLQLVGVAGCVILALSLPWQSVVGGAAVLAIGLVFRFVRLRVSRGD; translated from the coding sequence GTGTCCTCCCCCTCCCTCGCCCGACGACTCGGCCTCGGGGACGCCGTGTTCATCGGGCTCGGTGCGATGCTCGGCGCCGGTGTCTTCTCCGCCTTCTCGCCTGCGGCCCAGGCTGCCGGCGCGGGCCTGCTCATCGGGCTGGTGCTGGCGGCCGTCGTGGCGTATGCCAATGCGACCTCCTCCGCCCAGCTCGCCGCGGTGTATCCGACCTCGGGCGGCACCTACGTCTACGGGCGCGCGGAGCTGAACGACTGGTGGGGGTTCCTCGCCGGCTGGGGTTTCATCATCGGCAAGACCGCCAGCTGCGCGGCGATGGCCCTCACCTTCGCCGCCTACGTCGCCCCCGCCGGATGGGAACGGCCCCTCGCCGTCGCCGCGGTGGTCGCCCTCGGCGCGGTGAACTGGTTCGGCATCACCCGGACGGCGCAGCTCACCCGCATCATCGTCACCGTCGTGCTGCTGTGCCTCGCGGTGGCGGTGGTCGCCGCCGGGGCGGGAGCGGCGGCGGCTCCGACCGCGGCCACCGTCACCGCGCCGGAGCTGTTCGTCGGCGGCCCCTACGGCATCCTCCAGTCGGCGGGTCTGCTGTTCTTCGCCTTCGCCGGCTACGCCCGCATCGCCACGATGGGCGAGGAGGTCCGCGACCCCGCGCGCGTGATCCCGCGCGCGATCTCCCTGGCCTTCGTGATCGTCGTGGCCGTCTATGCCGTCGTCGCCGTCGCGGTCCTCGCCGCACTCGGTCCGCAGGCCACCGCCGCGTCATCCGATCCCGTGGCGGCGGCGGCCGCGACCGCTGGCTGGACGTGGGTGGATCCGGTCGTGCGGATCGGCGCCGCGGCCGCCGCTCTCGGGGCTCTCCTCGCGCTCATCGCCGGGGTGGGGCGGACCACCCTCGCCATGGCGCGGGAGCGGGATCTGCCCGCCTTCCTCTCCGCGGTGCACCCCCGGTGGCACGTGCCGCACCGCGCCGAAGTGCTGATCGTCCTCGCCGTGGTGCTGCTGGTTGCGTTCACCGACCTGCGCGGCGCGATCGGCTTCTCCTCGTTCGGCGTGCTGACCTACTACCTCGTGTCGAACCTGGCCGCGCACCGCCAGACCGAAGCCGCGCGCCGTTACCCCCGCTGGCTGCAGCTGGTCGGGGTCGCGGGGTGCGTCATCCTCGCGCTGAGCCTCCCCTGGCAGAGCGTCGTCGGTGGCGCCGCGGTGCTCGCAATCGGGCTGGTCTTCCGGTTCGTGCGCCTGCGGGTCAGTCGCGGCGACTGA
- the hisS gene encoding histidine--tRNA ligase, translating into MRDFLPAEKARRERVLRTIRDRYRVHGFDEIETPVMEDYDRLHAGIGGDNEKLAYNVLKRGLDADAIRAAADDPASLTDLGLRYDLTVPLARFYASHRGELPGIFRAVQIAPVWRAERPQKGRYRQFLQCDIDIIGDATSRAESELVTATLDTLDALGLEGGEVRVNDRRLLDAMLAAFGFPADARAGVLITLDKLDKIGPEGVTVELRERGADETAVTAVASHLARLAASGAGSDHPLTASGIRGALPDGMPGDVVAHLVGIGEAVAAARGVDAGSREVPLRFDPFLVRGMGYYTGTIFELAHPAVSYSLGGGGRYDGMIGRFLGQEVPAVGFSLGFERLVDLVPAGGDTTADALVLVHDRDASVGDLLTLKSALIDRGGRVRLEQRTKNLKALLERARADGFTAFATVASGDRDVDRLEIKPLG; encoded by the coding sequence ATGCGCGATTTCCTCCCCGCCGAAAAGGCCCGCCGCGAGCGTGTGCTCCGCACCATCCGCGACCGCTACCGAGTGCACGGCTTCGACGAGATCGAAACCCCGGTGATGGAGGACTACGACCGCCTCCACGCCGGTATCGGCGGGGACAACGAGAAGCTCGCCTACAACGTGCTCAAGCGCGGGCTCGACGCCGATGCCATCCGCGCGGCCGCCGACGACCCCGCATCCCTCACCGATCTGGGTCTGCGATACGACCTCACCGTGCCGCTCGCGCGCTTCTACGCCAGTCACCGCGGCGAACTGCCGGGCATCTTCCGCGCCGTGCAGATCGCCCCGGTCTGGCGCGCGGAGCGTCCGCAGAAGGGCCGCTACCGGCAGTTCCTGCAGTGCGACATCGACATCATCGGCGACGCCACCTCCCGTGCCGAGTCGGAACTCGTCACGGCGACCCTCGACACCCTCGATGCGCTGGGGCTGGAGGGCGGCGAAGTCCGTGTCAATGATCGTCGCCTGCTGGACGCGATGCTCGCAGCCTTCGGGTTTCCCGCCGACGCGCGCGCCGGGGTGCTGATCACGCTCGACAAGCTCGACAAGATCGGCCCCGAGGGCGTGACGGTCGAGCTGCGTGAACGCGGCGCCGACGAGACCGCGGTGACTGCTGTGGCGTCCCATCTCGCACGTCTGGCCGCGTCCGGGGCCGGCTCCGACCATCCCCTCACCGCGTCGGGGATCCGCGGGGCGCTCCCCGACGGGATGCCGGGCGACGTCGTGGCCCACCTCGTGGGCATCGGCGAGGCCGTGGCGGCTGCACGTGGGGTGGACGCGGGCAGTCGTGAGGTTCCGCTGCGGTTCGATCCGTTCCTCGTGCGGGGGATGGGGTACTACACGGGCACGATCTTCGAGCTCGCTCACCCGGCGGTGTCGTACTCGCTGGGCGGCGGAGGCCGCTACGACGGGATGATCGGGCGCTTCCTCGGACAGGAGGTCCCCGCCGTCGGCTTCTCGCTCGGATTCGAACGGCTCGTCGACCTCGTTCCCGCCGGTGGCGACACCACCGCCGACGCCCTCGTGCTGGTTCACGACCGGGATGCGTCGGTCGGAGATCTGCTGACCCTGAAGTCTGCGCTCATCGATCGCGGCGGGCGTGTGCGTCTCGAGCAGCGGACGAAGAACCTCAAGGCCCTCCTCGAGCGTGCCCGCGCCGACGGGTTCACCGCCTTCGCGACGGTGGCATCGGGCGACCGTGACGTCGACAGGCTCGAGATCAAGCCTCTGGGATGA
- a CDS encoding MazG nucleotide pyrophosphohydrolase domain-containing protein, whose amino-acid sequence MSEDDGLRRAAEVMHAVRVRCAWSRLITHHDLVPYLVEESAELIDAIEVGSRPELREELGDLLWQVLFHAEIASEDPDDPFDIDDVAAALAEKMERRHPHVFAGAVAETPEEVLVHWNAAKAAEKSTRTSVLDGVSERMPALALAQKMLGKAARVPGLTPAPVVPAAAQEPSTEAELGDALLALAARAREQGWDADRALRGALRTLGARIRFAEGEERDASRGDDLEG is encoded by the coding sequence ATGAGCGAGGATGACGGGCTGCGCCGGGCGGCCGAGGTGATGCACGCCGTGCGCGTGCGGTGCGCCTGGTCACGGCTGATCACCCACCACGATCTCGTGCCCTACCTCGTGGAGGAGTCGGCCGAGCTGATCGACGCCATCGAGGTCGGGTCGCGCCCGGAGCTGCGCGAGGAACTCGGCGATCTCCTCTGGCAGGTGCTCTTCCACGCCGAGATCGCGTCGGAGGATCCGGACGATCCGTTCGACATCGACGACGTCGCCGCCGCGCTCGCCGAGAAGATGGAACGTCGCCACCCGCACGTCTTCGCGGGCGCCGTCGCTGAGACCCCGGAGGAGGTGCTCGTGCACTGGAACGCCGCGAAGGCGGCCGAGAAGAGCACCCGGACGAGCGTGCTGGACGGGGTGTCGGAGCGGATGCCGGCTCTCGCCCTCGCGCAGAAGATGCTGGGGAAGGCGGCTCGGGTCCCCGGTCTCACGCCCGCGCCCGTCGTGCCGGCGGCCGCCCAGGAACCTTCGACGGAGGCGGAGCTCGGCGACGCCCTCCTCGCGTTGGCGGCGCGTGCGCGGGAGCAGGGGTGGGACGCGGATCGGGCGCTCCGCGGCGCGCTGCGGACCCTGGGCGCTCGGATCCGCTTCGCCGAGGGAGAGGAGCGCGACGCGTCGCGCGGGGACGACCTGGAAGGATAG